One Anas platyrhynchos isolate ZD024472 breed Pekin duck chromosome 2, IASCAAS_PekinDuck_T2T, whole genome shotgun sequence DNA segment encodes these proteins:
- the RBM12B gene encoding RNA-binding protein 12B, translating to MAVVIRLQGLPVVAGPADIRRFFLGLNIPDGGVHIIGGEIGEAFIIFATDEDARRAMSCSGGFIKDSRVELFLSSKAEMQNTIEMSRKRFDRGGRETMSGSRRAGAGSGASGVGDISHLVAAITKGINKSGYGPPNHPEAGFHANGTRHGDVGMPKSSYQSRKDSHAFNPDDLYLFLRGIPYSATEDAVRAFLSGIRVDGVILIKHRNGLNNGDCLVKFATPGDALEGLKRHRQYMGQRFIEISPTTEERWIEYGGRVDVPNEMDHFFKERSPRGSGYMHARKHSRSRSPRRQRTRSRSPPSQEYYIHLRNLSTNVEKRDLRDFFPDLDIGSKQIKLLTDKHQRRTRDAFVMLRSERDYQAALECHRKVLLNRPVYIFPIARKSMLKIIDSYERRRSQERDLPGQAMTEKSYRESHSGPKVCAYVRNFPFDVTKVEVQKFFERFDIDEDDIYLLYDDKGAGLGEALVKFKSEEQAMKAENLNRRRFLGTEVLLRLISEEQMQKFGVTVPFSAPNEMQGHSHAYDRGELSRPVGSPPGPPQGPPMHSFGPPGNFRHPSEFRHPPENFMGPPKDFRGPPPLVDFGGDSEHFGRMEFGNNKMGNFPEGRFMPDPNFGGGGGGGGGGGGSDRVVPIRLKNLPFKATPNEILDFFYGYRVIPESVSVQYNEQGLPSGDAIVAMTNYEEAMAAINELNDRPIGPRKVKLSLL from the coding sequence ATGGCTGTAGTCATCCGTTTGCAGGGGCTTCCTGTTGTTGCGGGTCCTGCAGATATTCGTCGTTTCTTCTTGGGATTGAATATTCCCGATGGAGGTGTGCATATTATTGGAGGAGAAATTGGGGAGGCTTTTATTATATTTGCAACAGATGAAGACGCACGGCGTGCCATGAGCTGTTCGGGAGGGTTTATCAAGGACTCCCGCGTAGAGCTCTTTCTCAGCAGCAAGGCGGAGATGCAGAACACCATAGAAATGAGCCGGAAACGATTTGACCGTGGGGGCCGAGAAACAATGTCTGGGTCTAGACGAGCAGGTGCTGGTTCTGGTGCATCGGGTGTCGGAGACATCTCGCATTTAGTCGCGGCTATTAcgaaaggaataaataaatctggTTACGGTCCGCCAAATCACCCGGAGGCTGGGTTCCATGCCAATGGCACGAGACACGGTGATGTAGGCATGCCTAAATCAAGCTACCAGTCGAGAAAGGATTCCCACGCGTTTAACCCAGATGATCTGTACTTGTTCCTGCGTGGCATTCCCTACTCTGCGACAGAAGATGCGGTGCGGGCGTTCCTTTCCGGAATCCGCGTGGACGGGGTGATTCTGATAAAGCACCGTAACGGTTTAAATAACGGTGATTGCTTGGTAAAATTTGCCACGCCTGGCGATGCCTTAGAGGGACTGAAACGTCACAGACAGTACATGGGGCAGAGGTTCATAGAAATCAGTCCGACCACGGAGGAACGGTGGATCGAGTACGGCGGGCGGGTAGACGTGCCGAATGAGATGGATCACTTCTTCAAAGAACGCTCACCGAGAGGTTCGGGCTACATGCACGCAAGGAAGCATTCTCGTTCGAGATCACCAAGGAGACAAAGAACGCGTTCTCGTTCTCCCCCCAGCCAGGAATATTACATACACTTAAGGAATCTTTCGACTAACGTGGAGAAGAGAGATCTGAGAGATTTTTTCCCTGATCTGGATATAGGCAGCAAACAAATAAAGCTTCTAACGGACAAGCATCAGAGGAGGACTAGAGATGCCTTTGTGATGTTAAGGAGTGAGAGAGATTATCAGGCTGCTTTGGAGTGCCATAGAAAGGTTCTTCTCAATCGTCCTGTTTACATTTTTCCAATTGCAAGAAAGTCTATGTTGAAAATAATTGATTCTTACGAGAGGAGAAGATCTCAGGAAAGAGATCTTCCTGGCCAGGCCATGACAGAAAAAAGTTACCGGGAAAGTCATTCTGGCCCTAAGGTGTGTGCTTATGTGAGGAATTTTCCATTTGATGTGACAAAAGTCGAAGTGCAAAAGTTCTTTGAGAGATTTGATATCGATGAAGATGACATTTACTTGCTCTATGACGAcaaaggagctgggctgggagaagCCTTAGTGAAGTTTAAATCTGAAGAACAAGCCATGAAAGCGGAAAACTTAAATCGTCGGAGGTTCTTGGGAACGGAGGTGTTGCTGAGACTGATATCTGAAGAGCAGATGCAGAAGTTTGGTGTCACTGTTCCGTTCTCTGCCCCAAACGAGATGCAGGGGCATTCGCACGCGTATGACAGAGGTGAGCTCTCCCGTCCGGTTGGTTCCCCACCTGGACCACCGCAAGGGCCACCCATGCACTCGTTTGGtccccctgggaacttcaggcATCCTTCAGAATTTAGGCACCCCCCTGAGAACTTCATGGGCCCTCCTAAGGATTTTAGAGGCCCGCCACCCCTCGTGGATTTTGGTGGTGACAGCGAACACTTTGGCAGAATGGAGTTTGGGAATAACAAAATGGGAAACTTTCCAGAAGGCAGATTTATGCCGGACCCAAATttcggtggtggtggtggtggtggtggtggtggtggtggttctGACCGGGTTGTTCCTATTCGATTGAAAAATTTACCTTTTAAAGCGACTCCCAATGAGATTCTGGATTTTTTCTATGGCTACAGAGTCATACCGGAGTCGGTTTCCGTGCAGTATAACGAACAAGGGTTGCCTTCGGGTGATGCCATTGTGGCGATGACAAACTATGAGGAAGCGATGGCTGCTATTAACGAATTGAATGATAGGCCGATTGGTCCCAGAAAAGTAAAGCTGAGCTTGCTGTAA